Within Helicoverpa zea isolate HzStark_Cry1AcR chromosome 17, ilHelZeax1.1, whole genome shotgun sequence, the genomic segment tatgttagttttcATATAGTCTTcagcttgagaaaggacataggtgGATTACTTTCTATCGGAGTGCGGGAAGTCATTTCCTCGGGCGCGAATGAAACCACAGCTAGTCCTTAACATCTAAATATATTGGATTTTGACATAATCATCACATCATGTCGTCGTCAGAGTAATGCATGCAGTCATTAGAACCTTACCTCCCATGAACATAATGAGCATAATAATCTTCCTCGAACACAATCATTGACAGTCCCACGCTGGTGCAGATCTTCGGAAGACCAGCGGTGGGAGACCCCCGTAACCTGTCACCCACCAACCGTGAGAACAGCAGTATGACGTAAGATGACCACCAGGCTATCGTCGCGACGGCCCATCTGTAACCTTGGCTAGGCGGCAGGTAGGATTGCCAGGGTGACAGGGCCttatataaaaaacataaaaatacattaattatgtttttatttttgtacatagtatttcatttttttagaaGATAAGGAAATAGTTTAAGgttgtaaatatagtgtacatgttcgttgaaaaaaaaaacaaatgatgagAAAGTGAGTGTATCTATTTGTTCTTACGCTCTCATGTTTTCATGTTTCATGAAGTTATAGCTTAGGTACATAAGCAGGTACTGGACGGTGGACATTATTCACTTGGGACGTGGACGACTTTGCGAAATCTTGTATCCTATATAGACTAAAAGCCTAACAATctacaatgtttatttttcaaaaccaCTAGCTTGTCAAAAATATATCTGCAATGCGAAACAGTAACAAAGATTTGGCAAAGCTATAACCGACATAAGCATATTGCTCAATTTCATCCTACAACTTTATAAATAGCAGTACAACTTACGTGTAATATAATGAGAGCAAGAGTGACAGTATATCCTGGAGAGACTCGTCTCATGGTCTGCAGTCCACTCCATTCTCTAGCCAGGGTCTGCGCTCTCCAGCTGTTGTACTTCTCAGTTGGTGATACTCCTGGAAATATGTCGAGCTGAACAGTTTTTAAGACCACTTTAACGACACTCAATTTTAAGGACTGCTCAAATATCATTCTATCTACGTGATACAGTTTTCTGCGACAgattaggcgattatcacactgccccgcatgatgcagcgtagtgcgtggatgcgtttttttccgttgtatggaaatatctccgtttgtatggaaaacacgcatagtccaacacactgaaaatgcatccacgcgcgttcatgcggatcacgcacatacatgcggataAACACGCACctccgcgcgtaggtgcggggcgagacgcaaggtatggcacactgaatcccgcaatgccgcgcgtgattttgaatgggcgtgacgtgtatatttgaaaatggaactcgctgtgcgtgaatttacaaaacgcacctacgcgcgtgagtacgtgaaaaacccgcacgatgatgcagatctgcactcccgcaggaacgcgcgtaggtgcgtcgacacgcaagatgcagcttgatgcggggcagtgtgaagatcacctaagtaGAACTTAAAACTTAAATTCAAGTTAAGTTACTATTAAGTATTCGAGGTTTATCATCTGTTTCTCATCtcataaaattgcaaaaaactaGATTTAACCACAAATAGTGATGGTTGGAAATGATAGCGATAAGGAAATCGGAAAAGTGCCATAAGTTTTACAAAGTCATTATGTACTTAGATATAAGTTAATCGTCTTTGCTAACAGCAAACAAAAGTTTGGTGGGAAATGGCCATCAAACTATGAAGTTACAAATCCGCCTTCCGtaagttttgataaaatcgCTCTCTTCAACTATTATAAGAAGTGTCTGTCTAATTTCGGACATTATAGAGTTATATCTCAGCTAGCTAGTAGCTATAACGTGGTGTCAAGCGAGAGCTCATAAAGCTCActatgtttttgttaaaaactcTTTATTTACCTTTAAATGGTGCATTATACTCCGACCAATCTAAAAAGAACATGTCGCATCTACATTGATTGAAATTCAACCACGCAACCTTCACTGCCTGAAAAAATACCATCATATTAGTGATGTAGGTAAAGAAACCTAtgccctcttattataaaacgcggtatcaaataagtatcggcttttgtacatGTATAGGGggtgcattttgtttttgtgtttggTTCATAGCAATAAAGGCTAAGAGGCCGACTAAAATAATcaaaccgactaaaaactttgactgaATTCAcgattatcttaaaaaaaaaactatcggccCTACGGTCGGCTGACTAATTAGTTCGCAGTGTGCTGGTGCTAAATGTGCTTACACACTACCGGATTTGAACACACGTACCTATACGCTCAATTTGGCGTACTCACAATCCGTTCAACCCTATAATACTTTTTCAAACACATGGTAATTGGTGTGCCTAAAAACCGAACGCAAAATTTACAAGTTTAAAAACACTCTTACCAAGAGGAGTTACTTATACGCCTTCTCTTCTAGAAAACTACGGAAGAGAAAGTCTCTTCAAACTTGCTCTTCCGTGTGAAGATTACTAGAGAATAATGCTAATGAAGCACAAACCTTCAATGAAACAGCTGAATATACAAAAGCTCTGATGATGCGCTCTTCTCTCAATGACAGCGGTAATGTCAGGCCCAGTGTGCCGGCCTCCGCGGCCAAAGCGTGGAGAGTAGCTATCCATGCGGCCTGCGATATCAGGTAGTATAAATCACAAGTAATAGGGGCTCGGGAGGATAATCCATTACTTAACCATTTAACCATGCTATGATGACATTTTCCGGGAATTTTCGTTGTGGTttataaataatcaaaaaaacACATTTCTATAAAAAGTTATTCAAAGATTGCAAAGATGTCAGCTTTTAGAAGTAGTTACTGTTAGTTTAATTGGTAGTTCCAGGTACATACATTACTGTTAGTATtccataataaaacaatacgaACAAATAGATGGATAACTAATAGTTATCAATGCCAACTTTTAATAGTTATTAATAaagagtaattaaaataaaaacagttcctgcctgaaaaaataatataactttttaaactttttgttataattttaattaaattttctatGGGTTTTTCCGTTAATAAATGTAGTTTGTTTCCTATAACTCTTAAAATAGCGGTGCAAAATGTTAGTTTATGAACGCAACCAGATGCAATGAGTCTGACGGGGATTTCCAAGCCATAGTACTCACAAAGTACAAGGTGTCAGCTAGAGCCCCTGACAGTAGAGGCACCACAGACACGTAGAGCCCGCCTCTACGCACCACTCCTCGCCACTGCACCATCGCGTACAAACTCAGAAGGCAGCCCAGAAGACCACCCCATATCTAGAACATTACATAGACATAGACAATTACAGACCCATTTAAACTTTATGTCCTTCAAAATAAGGTCCAATGGTGATCACCGCGAATGTGAAAATGATATCAAGTCAGTCCTGTCAGAAAGTCTGATACTCAGTTAAACTGGGGATGTTAAATGAGAAATCGAAGAACCGACCCGAGTTTTGAACATGAGTGTTTTAAGAATATTGAACATGCTATGGTGTAAATAAGATTTAGCCATATCTAGCGACTTACCCATGTTCAAAACCAACGTAaacattagttttattaaaacaactatgtatttttttacattgagAAGCAAACTTTTATGTTGTCGATGGAATAGACATTAGTTAATTTTCAATCATACAAGGCTCACTAACCTCAAGACCGCGATGCACGCCAGCATCAGGCATGACATGAACCACTCTCAATGTCATGGTTACTGTCTCTGAGAGCGGAGACTTCGATGCGTACACCGCCTCTACAGATATGTGCACTTTCAGAGAACTTGCTGTGGTTTTATCTCGTTCGattctgttaaaataaaaaacaaatgtaaatgGACACTGGATAGAACtctgcaaactttttgtcgttaATAAAGATcggctcgtaaatcagtatggagactAATGACAGTTTAGTCTGCATTGTGCGGAGGCTCTAAAGTCAAGTTAAGTAAGACTATGATAAATAAACTCATTGTAatgtttattcaattaaataaataattcactaTAAAACTCACTGTAATTGTATCACCATAGTACGCAGGTACACAGTACTAGTAATGTTTGCTACAGTTGACAGAAAGTTGTCCACTAGGAAATAGCGTTTGAACTTGCTCGACAACCAGGAAcctttctgtaaaataaaaaaaaactacgtaaGTATTAATTATGCTTCCTTTGAAGaacttatttatgtaaaatgcaGAAAATGAAGAAAATTTATAATCGTTCCTTAGACTCAAAGGATTCCATCtcattataaaacgtggtcttAATAAAAAGTACCGGCTTTTAACGGAGAAAGGGAAAATTAGTAAACTCAGTTCACCTTGTTTTAACTAttcataaatcaaatattatttcactgACTTGTATAATATGAAGGTGCAAGCTCCAAGCCCTAGAGAGTAGACCCTTTAATAATGCAAAGACAATCTTCgtcataagtaaaataaataaaataaattatcttttatctttatctttatctttatcataAATTGTTATTGCATTAAATACGAAGGTAAGGGTCATTAAACTGACTGAATACTTATTTGTAATGTTTCTTACTACTTTTAAGATACGGTTGTCAGTTCTCAAAATACCTATGGTTTACAATTCTTTAAGCTCAAATAAGCATAGTGATACTGGGTTCATGTAATTAAAAGAAAGATAATAACAAATATCATGAAAAACTGACATTTTCAACCATAGTGAACCCCTGAATTAACGACCGAATACTAAAAAGCTACTCAATTTTAAGGTCTGCTTTAACATCATATTACACTCAACACTCAAGTCAATTTCAGAAATACTTTCCAGGAATACCTACTCTTAGGCAAAACTTAAAGCCAAATAACATTCGAGTATTTCGCGGTAACTTCTCTCCCCCTAACAAACTACAGTAATAAAGTTCTATCCAATACTAAGTACATACCTGAATACTATACCCGTTAGGTTTCCTCGGATACACTGGTATTTGTACGAGCTTCCCGTCTGCATACAAATACGGAGATAAAGTCTCGTTTAGATCATCCGTAAGCTTCGATACATTCATAATGCAGTCGTGGCTGCAATAAAGAATTGACTTAGTGTTATGTTATTGCACAATACGACAATAGATGTTTGTAAATCTTAAGTTTTCTAGCCAATTTGTATCACAAAATTATCatataaaaaatgcaaattttGCCTCAGCAGTCCAATATTATACCTCTATAAAGCGCACACATACTTAGGTTTAATAATCTAATTTCGCAAATgaatatttttcgaaaaacaCGGACTGAAACTACATCCAAAATAATAGCAGTTTCGAAtgctaaataagttttttttaaccaaacTTAAATCAAATATTGGCTTTACGATCATGACAAAGTTAGTTTCacaattataaatgaaatataaaaatctgtttGCTGATTTGTAACCAGTGTAAAGAAAAAccgtatttaattaaatcttttGGTTCTAAAGTTGTATGTAAAATAAcgataaaatactaatatataggTATTCAAGTGCATATGTCTGTTCATTTGGAAAATAGCTATTGGAATATAGAGCGATGCTAGAAACTTGCGGTTATCAACTGCATGCAGGGAAAAGtgatattcatttcattttctcCTAGCctgtagcaattttttttttctcgcagaaatatttttagcgAATACctttaaaaaagcgtttttcGGGGTAAAGAGATCACAGATAAACGAAGATTTCTATTTCTTGTTGTATTGAAGGCAACCTTCTTTCGTGTCACTTAGTTTACGTGTCATTTAGTGTCCTTGTATACAACAGATATTATATCTTAATATGCCAGCCATTGATTACAAACAACACACCGAAATTTTTTCTCCAAATTCAGATTGTGACCTATTTAAAGTTTAATTCAGTCTTATAATACAAGAAGGACTTACGCGAAATCTCGTCCGATTCTAACTTGAATGGGTAGACGACACTGAAGGCGTTGTTCCGGCTCTTTGATAAACTTGAATCCACCATCAGATGAAAACTTAGCTGTCGCTATTAATAAATAGTCCTGCtgaaaagaaatataataatttcaatattgtataaaaggattaaaaaaaacgtattaTGTATCTTTCTAGTTTGATGTAAGTCTACATTGAGACATccaaagaatattaaaaagtaagGAACTAAATCACTTCACGGATTTTCGTGCAATTTTTTACAATTCAATGTCAGAGTGATTCATGAGGTGACGAATATTAAGGTATTAAAAGAATCATTCTTTGCAATAGGCTACCTGTTTACGGGTTAAGAAGACCTCTCCTGGGTTTTTGTCCTCCAACGTTGATTCTACTATAAGCCGCGGTAAACCtggtataatataattttaaacgaATATGAATATTATGAATGCAACTGGGTAAAGAACCGAgctattttaataaacttaaataagCGGGTTTCACCTCTATGTAAACCTAATTACCTATGCAGACAATTGCctaaaatctgtattttttctaCAGTTAATAtgagaaaacaaattaatagaGATCTATCTAAACAAGTAACcactttttacttattttaatttagctAATTGCTTCTTACATAACTTTTTCATTCCAAGTTTAATAAGTTCTAGAAAATCTCCCTAATTATCATAATTCCTGCGGTTGGGAATGTGGTCTCTTAATTATgccataataaattaaacacaagCTTCTTCGAGTTTTCTTACATTTTATAAGGACTTAGAAAAAAGGACTTGCTAATTAGAATTGTGCTTTTCCGGGTAACGGTAAGTCTTTTCTTACTAAATCTCTTAAACTCAGGCAACTTGATATTTCTGGTTGTCAGATATTCAAGCTTCTGTATATCATAAAAACGTGCCTTTCGAAACAAGGAGAAACTTGTAATGACATTGATCACCCATCAACGGACCGTCCGCGCTAGGCGCTGCTTAACCTCATGATCATTCAACCTATGTGGCTGTTACTGAATAATGGTGATGATGACTTACCTTTAGGTGTGGGTAAATTAGACTGTATCCATAGTCTGCAAGGTCCCGCTGGGTCTATTGAGTAGAAATTCTTGACGCACTCATTGGCCAGGGTCCGACAAGCCCGAATGTCGTTTTGCTGTGAACAtcagaaaacaattttatttgctctGTACCATATAAGTTACCTTTTAGTTTTATGTGTTATTTTTCAGTCgtgaaataatatgtataaaaagtaaaatacctAGTTTGTTTAGCTTGAACGAGCTATTCTCATTCGTGTTCTTCGGCTTTTAAAGACTTTTCTTCCGGGTATGCGATCTACTTCCCACTGGGTGTGTTAAAATAGCTGGCGGAGACTATCGTCAGATATTAGAAAATAAGAAGTAGGTGCATACAGGTTGTAGAAATCTGTGGTTTATCTGATCCTTACCGTACACAAATACTCATGTTTAACAACATCCAACAGCGCTAGTGGATGTAAACTGCCCTCTTCATACTTAGGCCTGGAGTTTACATAGCTCTTCGGTACACAAATGCCCCTGACGATAATCTGATGTTTTGCGCATGCGCAAGACTGGCAGCGTACGCATACATTGTTCTCAGCTTTGTAGCCGCGCGCGCACTTCACACATTGCACCTCTTTGAGTGGGGAGCCATCGATGTTTTGGGTTACTGTGTGGAATAAAGCTAGTGTGAGATGTGGTGATTTTGTTAAGAAGGTAAGGATGTTTCATATTAAGCATTTATCAGCATTAATAAGGAGCCCAAAGAAATGAAGCTCACAAACCAAATGACGTACGTCGAACCTTGTTCTTTTGGAGGCGATACAAAATGAGGCGACacataactaaatatttatataccatTTTTTTCGCGTCttcgaattttaaataattacaaattaaaatctcatttaatctaacaaaaaggtacgaGTACATAACCCTGAATTTTTCGTGGTGAACTTACCAGTAACATAATCATTAGGGCACTTCCTACACGCTATCCTGCCAGATACATTTTGACACTTTCGTGGCACACAAGCAGTGCCATCAGAAGACACAACTTCAGTGGCATTGCAGGGTCTGCACCGATCTATACCTACTGGTACACTGTGCTCTGCGCAGGAACAACCAAAACCTGGAAAGAATTTATGAAAAAAGACTTTCAAATTATGTAtagaaaactagcttttgcaaATTCGTCTGCGTCCTGAGGGAATTCTCTTCCGCACTGGGATATAATTAGCATTTTACTGTCTCCGATCAGATCTCGATTCAGCTTAACAAACAATTAacgattttttaaatgattttactCGTCTGTGCGATT encodes:
- the LOC124638023 gene encoding meckelin-like is translated as MVTSADGFGCSCAEHSVPVGIDRCRPCNATEVVSSDGTACVPRKCQNVSGRIACRKCPNDYVTVTQNIDGSPLKEVQCVKCARGYKAENNVCVRCQSCACAKHQIIVRGICVPKSYVNSRPKYEEGSLHPLALLDVVKHEYLCTQNDIRACRTLANECVKNFYSIDPAGPCRLWIQSNLPTPKGLPRLIVESTLEDKNPGEVFLTRKQQDYLLIATAKFSSDGGFKFIKEPEQRLQCRLPIQVRIGRDFAHDCIMNVSKLTDDLNETLSPYLYADGKLVQIPVYPRKPNGYSIQKGSWLSSKFKRYFLVDNFLSTVANITSTVYLRTMVIQLQIERDKTTASSLKVHISVEAVYASKSPLSETVTMTLRVVHVMPDAGVHRGLEIWGGLLGCLLSLYAMVQWRGVVRRGGLYVSVVPLLSGALADTLYFAAWIATLHALAAEAGTLGLTLPLSLREERIIRAFVYSAVSLKAVKVAWLNFNQCRCDMFFLDWSEYNAPFKGVSPTEKYNSWRAQTLAREWSGLQTMRRVSPGYTVTLALIILHALSPWQSYLPPSQGYRWAVATIAWWSSYVILLFSRLVGDRLRGSPTAGLPKICTSVGLSMIVFEEDYYAHYVHGRTVYKQLSLSLPGLGEAETRQSLLSRFLAAFFERALDGLSWVASERTVLERLLNVELNTREAGNTSTLLYDPDDSTPSCFAVTWWGEEWSLATYDAMLFSGVFIATNDPLVAALTTLVSWQIMMQTRKWFGNRNQREKTEIDF